In the Patescibacteria group bacterium genome, GGCGGACCGGACTGTAACGATAACAATATTCTGATCAACCCGGCGGCAACTGAAATCTGTGGCAACGACACGGATGAAAACTGTGACGGCGTAACGGTAATGTGCCCGGTGGAAGAGGATACACAATCGCCCACAGATCCATCGAACCTTTCCTCTGTGATTACGGGAAACCAGATCTCGTTATCCTGGACCGCTTCCACTGACAATGTCGGAGTAGCGCTGTATTCAATTGAAAGATCCGAATCTGCCGGATCCGGCTTTTCACAAATAGCAACTTCAGCTACAAATTCTTATGCCGACAATAATCTCCCCTATTCTACTACTTATTATTATCGCGTCAGAGCCCGTGATGCCGGACTGAACTATTCCGGTTATTCAACAACAGGCAGTGCTACTACCAGCAGCGCGCCATCCGGCGGAAGTATCAGTATTACTTCAGTCAGCGACGCAACAGTTTCCAACGGACAATCAATCACTGTTTCCGGTAATAACTTCGGATCTAAAACTAGCGTCAGTGGAATAGTCGGTCCGCCGGTTTTATGGGATAATTTTGAAGACGGTGTAAACGGTGAACTTGTCCAGGTAACTGCCGAGAAATGGGACAGAGTGCGTAGTGACAATACTACAGGACCGAGATATTATGCCGGAGCAATTGACGGTTCACTCGGCGTTCGAACCGGGTCTGGTATTGGAGGCGGTAATACAAGGACCTTAATGGAAGATGATGAATACCGATATTTATATCTTGACTACTACATTCGGGCATATAAAGACACTGGTTTAAAACAGCGGTCCAGTAAACAAGTGATGATCTGGAGCGCGAATGTCGGTATCAGTGAAGACGGTCCAAATACCGCTTTCTGGCAAATCACCCAGGGTGGTGAAGAACCTCCTTTCGCATTTTCACAATATACTTGCGGAAATGATCCATGGATAATAACTTATGGTAATGGTTGGGGTGTTGATGAATTTACAACCGCACGCCATGTGCAAATTGAATACAGACAACCGTCAGCGATCGGAGTTAATGATGGTCATGCGCGCATTTGGTATGACGGCGTACTGGTTGCGGATGAAATGCCGTTCGGCAGTCCGTCGTGCGATCCGGAAAAAAATTATCTGGACAATCTTTTTATTGGACACTACCAGGATGTTGATTCAGCTATTTCCCCGATCTATATGTGGATCAGCTGTCCCGGTCATGAACGCTGCGGTGAATGCCCGCCGGAAGCAACTTCCGGATGTTCCGTGGACAACCCGGACTGGCTACCGGCGAGACAGGATGAATTCTTCTATGACAACATCTACATAGATAAATCTATCGCACGCGTAGAACTCGGTAATGCCCCCACTTACGCCGGATCAACCCGCCGTGATGTTCAGATTCCGACAGCCTGGGGTAGCACCATCCAGATTACTATCAACAAAGGTTCCTTTACTTCCGGACAGACTGCTTACCTTTACGTTACAGATAATAATGGTAATGTTAACAGTACCGGCTATGCCGTAACTATCAACTAACCAGATTAAAATATGAAAGCAGAAACCGAGTATCCAGCAATAAAAGCAGAACTTGATTTAGAATTTCATGAAGCGCTGAAAATCGGCAATCTGTCCCAGTCTGAAGAATGGCTGGAGGAAGAAAAACAAATTATACTCAAAGATGAGCCTGAATGGGTGGAGGAACTGGAGCAACTATTATTTGATGCGTATGTTGAAAAAGGCGATAATAAAAGTGCGAAAAGAGTAGCAGAAAATTCCATGAATCCGGACAGTAAAGACAGAAGATTAAAAGCGCTCACCGAATCAGTCGGTTAATAAAATAAATTCAACCGCGCTCCATAAAAAGAGGGCGGTTTTTTGTTTTTTATACAATATTAGCCTTGACAATATAAATACAAATTGATAATGTAATATGCTCATCGTATCCCACGATGGACAAAGCAGGCAGTTCGTCTGAAAGGATTGCGCAATGAAACACGATTGGTCCGATCTGCCCATGCAAAGACGCATGGTCCTCGGGTTCTCAAGTCTCCTGGAAGCGGCTGCCACTGCCAACGTGAACTTCGATTCGATCCCGCTGAGCAGGCACCCGTTTTTCCTCGAACTCCCCTCCACCGGAAGCACGCCGACCATCGGACTGTTCACCAGTATGCGTGATTACCTCAGTGCGCTCAGTTTGCATTTGATGCTTAAGCATATTCCACAGATGCTTCGCGTCACCCTGGTGAACGACATCGAACACGAACCGGAGAAACACCGGGCCTACTTCGAAGTCATGATCGGCAGCGACGTGATGTTGTTCTGTAATGCCACCAACTACAGCAGCGAAGGCAATAAGAACAAGGCTCTGCTCGACGGCCTGTTCGCCGTCCTCTCCGCCATCTACCAGGTCAGCATCGAGTCGTACACTCGGTCTTTCATCCATGGCAAGTCCGCTCACGATTTCATCATCGCCGAGCAGGAACGCACATACCGGCTTTAACCCATACGCCATGAGTACATACTCAAAAGGGTTCTTTTTTTATTAAAAAAATCCGAGAATAAAAAAACCGCCGATGAATCTAGACGGCTCTGAGACAGAGCGGATCATCTGGCGACATTAGCACCCCTGGGGCGTACCATGACCATGCGTGGCTTCGGACCAATATGCTGGGCGAAACACTCGATGAATTCGGGCTTCAAATGGATGGGCATGCGGTCAAAAATCCCGACACCCGGAGCACCGAATTTGTGGTAAACGCTGAGCAAGTCAGCACCGAACTCTCCGCAGGGAGAGTACAAACCCGGGAAACGCTGGTAGGTAAACAATTCGTACCAGACAACGCAGTGGGGGTTCAGTTGTTCCTGAAAACAGACAGCGCGGATTACCGCGGTGATCTGATCGTGAACATCCGATGACGATGACAAAGGGCAAATGACGACACTATCCGCTTTCCTCGCATAGGCGAAGGGCACGTGCCGACAGTCTACGGTCAGAGCAGAGTTTTTTTTCAACTGCGGTGACAGCATTGGTCTTTCCTCCATGAACGAATTGCCAATGAGTGCGGATTGGGAACAGTATATCAGACGAATGCCGACATGTCAATACTGCCCCCATTTTTATTGGTCAATATTTAATTTTTTTCCCTAAGTTAAGCAAATTTTCTACCAAAAAAAGCGCAAATTCAATCCGCGCTCTTTTGGATACTGTGCATAATTAGTTAATCGTAAGTGAACGGGCTGATTTCAGGAATTCGGCTTCATATTCTCCCCATTTCTCTGCCGTAGTATTGCCGGTCACCGTGTAATATCTCTGATTATCCTGATCCAGCACCACCACAATCAGAACTCTGTAATCCACTTCCTGCATAGTCAGATCCAGCACAGTAAATCGCGCTGGCAAATCGTTAATCAATATTTGATGGTTTACCGACACCTCTTCCAAAGACGATGCGACAGTCTCAACTTCCTGCATCACCTTGGCATTCACGCTGTCTAAAGTCGAGCCGATCGTAGCGGTATCAAATGAAACAGCGAGATAAGATTTAAAATTTACGTTGGCGGCGGCACTGCCTTCCGGATGCTGTTCCAAAGTATTGAAGAAAGAAGCGAGCGTGCCCGGGATCTGGCTCTCCGGCCAACCTGCCGGCGGAGTAATAGTGAAAGCATCGTGCACATAAATATTATCCGTTGCGGTATTAGTTACAGTATTGGAATTATTGATCGGGGTATTAGTAACGACCTTGTTGGTATTGGTTTCCTTATCACCATTCATCATAAAATAAACTACTGCAACGATTGCTGCAATAATAATAACCGAAACCCAAATAAGGTAAGATTTATTCGTCTTGGTTTGCTCCTCCATATTATTTCTAATTTAATGAATTATCCCCTGTTTTCAGTATAATACTTTTTATAAATTTTGGGTATTTCATAAAAACCGTGTTGTAAGTCGGTCAATGATTACCGCAGGCGCGAATCCGAATTCATAAGGTTGACAAAAATTTAAAATCATGATAGCGTGCTTAGTTCATCGTATTCCACGATGGACAAATCATTCCACTCAAGCTTCCGAAAGAATGGGAGGTGAAAATCATGAATGATTTGATTTGCTCTTTTGAACCGGCAATCAGCCCCTTCAAAACCGTCAATTACTGTGACGGCGCATGTCCTGGATATGTGATCTACATAATCATCGGAGGAGACTGTATCTTCAGTGGAAACACATCACACAAGATGCATACGAAATCCACTGTACAGGCAGCTGAAGCGGTCATTACCGCAATCGCGCGTCAGGAAGGTGCCGACGTGAATCAGTTCACCTTCTTTGACCTGAAGACCCAGAGGTCTTACAGACGCGAACCCGGGCAATACAGTTTCAGCCGGATCAGCTTCAATGCAATTCTGGCCGGTTATCCGTTGGAGATTCAACTCCGAGATATCACCTGGAAACAAGTTGATTGCCCGGAGGAGGTCCTTTCGCTCTTTGCGGAGCACATTGGGCCGAACCCTCGTAAGTACATTCCCTAGCGACCGCTTCCACGTTGAGGCGGTCTTTTTTTTATTCACAAAAAGGCGCGAATCTAATCACCGGATATTTTAAATGGCGCAGTCGCCCCGTCTGACGGGGCGCCTACCCTTTAATTTGTCATTTCTTCAAAAAACAATAAATAATCAATTCACCAAACTCAATCACCGCGGAGGTTCTTAGGGGGTGATTAAAAAAATAGATCCCCGGGTCAAGCCCGAGGATGACAATTTAAATATTTTGTCATTCCCGTGAAAACGGGAATCCACCATTCCTACTGAACCAGGCTCTTCCCCCACTCCTTCGCTCTCTCAATTTCCCCTTCTTTCAGCGGACCTTCTTTGCCTAGTACATAAAATCCTGCCGTCGCTTTCAGATTTCCGCCTTTGCCCGAAAGTATTTTCCCTATTTTTTCCGCGGAGTATTTGAAAGTTTTCAAAACCAGTTTCAAACCGAAACCCTGCACCGCTTCTTCCAGGCGGGTATCAAAACTAGCGACACCTTTCCCTTTCAGCCCGTCCGCCAGAATAGTGTTCAAAAAATCCTGTACCGGTTTAGTCGGCCGTCCACCCAGCGTCGGTGATCCGACAATTAATAAATCAATAGAATTCCAATCCGTATTTCCCGCGTCTTTAGCATTAACCACATTCGCACCCACCCCCTCGCCGATCGCGCGGGCGATTTTTTCTGTGTTTCCGAACGTGGAATCAAAGATAATTAATGTTTTCATAAAATTATTCGTTTCCTTTATTTAATTCATACTTATCAACCGGATGTAACTCTTCATAATACGCGGATAACTCCTTTATTATATCCGCATCCAGTTTTAGATTTCCCTGCGGTCTTTCCGGATTATCAAAACTAATCCCAAACTCCAAAGGCGCTCCGGCATCATCCGTCTCAATCTCTACATTATAAGCTTCGGAGGGATAAAAGGCACCGCCTAATTCATCCGCACTGACCTGCTCTGCTTGTCCGTCTTCATTTGTCCGGACCAAAGCAAACTGCAAGATCATTTCCAAATACGGACTGTGCGTGCCCGCGGGCAACAGCACTTTCGAACCGCTCTTCAGCTTCGTCGCCATTTTCTGATAATGTTCAATGATGTTGGCGAAGGCGCCGGCTCTTTCCCGCTTCCAATCCATTGCCTCGGGGCTATCCAGTTTAATGGCATAACTCAAAGCTTTCTGATGAGCATCTTTATATAATTTATTTTTCTCCTCATCCGGAAGATCATCATAATTTTCCGGCAGGAATGACTTTACCATTGCCTTATGGTCATACGGCGCAGGAGCATGTAAGTTATTCGGATCCAAAATATCGTTTGCCCTGCTCGTGAATTCTTCATCTTCATCAACTCCGCTGGCAAAGATATGCGCCGTCTCCAGCGCTCTGCCCATTTTCCTGTTTCCGTCTTTAACTTCTACATCGGATGCGGGACCGAAGTTGGAACCGATTGCTTTGACCGCGTCAAATTGCTCCTTGTCTATACTTTTGGCAAGTTCCCGCGTATCTTCCCTTCCGCTATCCAAAAGCCGGCCGTCTTCGCTCCTCTCCCCGTGGCGGATAAATTTTATTACGATTCGGACATTCCTGCCTTTTTCCGGATTCGGGTCTGTATCCGGTGAGAATGATTGTCTGTCTTTCATATTATTTTAATCAGTTAAGTATTCAAAAATTGTAACAAGGTAATTCGGGCACGGCGGACAATATGCCGGCGGTTCCGCGCAGGGCGCGCACATAGCAGGTACAGGAATCATCGGCACAAAAAACACTACAATTACTAATACCAATAGTATTGCCGTCCAGAACCACCAATTTTTATAGAATGGGGTTTTCATAGTTTTATTATACAGATTTTAGAGAAATTTAAAACCCGATCTTTCGACCGGGTTTAAAGATTAAAATAATTATTTTTCAATTTCTTCTAAAATTATAAAAATTAAATCAAATATCTCATCAGTTTTTGCTTCGTCAATTTCTGTCTTAGTTGCAATGTAATACCAAGAATGTGTTAAATCATTTGCCTCTTTAGAGAATTTCTTTGCAAGATTATATAATCTATCAATTGGCTTAATACATGTCACTGGAAAGGAGTTCTTTTTGTCAAGCAAATTCTTTAAGATGACTGAGAAATCTAGAAATCTTTTCTTATCAGTATTATAGTATAATTTTTTATTCTCTTTATTCTTTTGAGGAAATTTTTTTATTAAAATATCAATAATATAATTCTCAATTAACTTTCTTATTAACACATAAACAGCAGTAAAACATTTACCATTATATGCCCTATTTATCTCTTCGATGTGTTTTTGTGCAAATTTATTTTTTGAATCAAAACTCAAAAAGTCTTTTTCCTTTTTTCTTCTAACTTTTTCTTTAGTAATTTTTGATACAATTTTATCTTTTTGCTCTCCTTGTAATGAATCACGATCTGTTTGTTTTAATTTACCAGCAACATTCACATTATTTCCTTTTCCATATAAGTAAGCAGCTGCATTTAGTGTGAGTGATGGATTTCCACCTCTTATTTGTGAAATACGTGCCCGAATAACATTTTCGCCTCTATCAAGCCGATTTATTAAAACTCTTAGTATAGATGTACTCAATCCTTCAGCACTCATTATTGTTATGCTTTACCCCTCTTCAACGGTATCATTCTTTCAATTGTTTTATACGAAACGTTAAGCACTTTGCCAATTTCTTTTGTAGTTGCTCCAGATCTATACAATTGAAATACCATTAATCGTTTAATTTCTTCCATTGGTTCTATTGTAGTTTTTTTAGACATATTTATTTCTTTACTTTTTTGAGTATTTTTACAATTCGATTTACATATCCTATATCACAACCAATGATATTACGAATTTCACTTTGTGGAACGTTTGCTAGACCTAGTTGTATTATCATTAAATCCTTTAGTAAATCCTGTGTTGATTTTTCTTTTTTTGACATACTCATTCACCTCCTTTACTTTTCATATTTTTAAATACATGCAAAGCTATTTCCTTTTCATGAAAAGCTCTAATTCTTTGACCTCTAACAACTATGTTTGATTTTTTTAATTTTGTAATGACATAAACATTATCACCAGGAAAAAATGTTAACCTGTAATAATACTTATCATTCTCAAACTCATCAATTTTTGAAACTAGCATAAAGTGATTCAAAATATTTATTATTTCATCAATATCATTACTTGTAAGTCTCGGATTTAGCGCCCATACTTGTTTTGGACGCTCAAATTTTTGACCCTCCCAACCGACTGTTATTGTCCCAACTTTCACTACTAACGGCAACTCTGCCCTTTTAGAAAAAGTACCTAAAACTCCACCCAAAACTTTACCCTTTAAATCAACGACATTCCCAAGTTCTTCGGTATTAAAAGTCCTTTTTTTAGGCCAGTTTTCAGTCATGTAGATTAGGACTCTCATCGCTTCACGAGGAAACGATCCAAAGTATTCTTCATTTATTTTAGGTAGAACTTTTAACATATAATGTTATACTAAAGTACTTGTAGTGCTTTGTCAAGTAGTTGTGCTTGTACTAGATAATGATTTCTTGTTTGCAAAAAAATCTCCCACCCTATCACACAATTTATTACTTGTTAACTTCCCTCTTCCACAAAACCGGTTCACCTTCCCACGGAACGACAATATTTATTTAAGTTCTTCCAGATAAGTTTTAATAAAATTAGCAGTAGCTGTAATTGTTTCTGCTTTTGCCCCGCGCGGACTTTGCGCCACCCACATGGCAAAATTGTACAGTTCCGTATTATCCACCTTCAACCACCGCTTATTTTTAAACAAAAAAGCCATTAATGTTGTCATTGCTATTCTTTTATTGCCATTTTTAAACGGGTGGTTTTTAATCAGTAGATAAAAAAGAACCGCTGCCTTTTCTGTGAGTCCTTTGTATAATGGATTTTTGTTATATGTTTGAAAAGGCGTCTCCAAACAGCTCTCAAGTATATTTGGAAATCTTGTTGAAAATTCCGGAATTGGCTCATCAAATGACATATTTTCCCTAGCAAGTCTATATGCCAGATACTCTACTTCCTTAATCGATAGTACCTTAATCATATACTACCTAGCAGTTTTAATGTCTCGCCATATTCTTTTACGACTTTCTTTACTGCTTGATCAACGACATTCTTTTCATTCTCATCTAAAGTATCTTTGAACACACCCTTAAACTGATCCCTACTTACAACAAAATTACGGCCAATTTTTTCCGCTTTTATCTCACCTCTTTTTATCCTATTAAATACCGCTACCCGACTAATCCCGAGTATTTCCGCAACTTCAGTAGTAGATAATAAGTCTTTATTCATAATATTTTGCATTGTTAATTCAATACTTCAATGTTAACATATGTTAACATCATTGTCAATGGTTATCAATATGCCACACTCCCCTGCCCATCCGTGTATAAATTTACCAAACCAAAAACCCAGCTTTTGCTGGGCATTGGCTTATTTCTAAAAAGAACAAGCAATATAATGTTAATTTCCGATGAACTCTGTTACTGGAGGAACGGAAGGTTCCTCGACTTCGCTCGGAACGACAATATTTATTTTAAGGTTGCTGTTCCGCCAGCTGCTTCAATCTTCTTCTTGATCTCTTCCGCTTCTTCCTTTGGCACGCCTTCTTTTACGATCTTTGGTGCGCCGTCAACCAGATCCTTGGCTTCTTTCAAGCCTTTTTCTGTAACTTCTCTTACAACTTTGATTACGTTGATT is a window encoding:
- a CDS encoding MopE-related protein, with protein sequence GGPDCNDNNILINPAATEICGNDTDENCDGVTVMCPVEEDTQSPTDPSNLSSVITGNQISLSWTASTDNVGVALYSIERSESAGSGFSQIATSATNSYADNNLPYSTTYYYRVRARDAGLNYSGYSTTGSATTSSAPSGGSISITSVSDATVSNGQSITVSGNNFGSKTSVSGIVGPPVLWDNFEDGVNGELVQVTAEKWDRVRSDNTTGPRYYAGAIDGSLGVRTGSGIGGGNTRTLMEDDEYRYLYLDYYIRAYKDTGLKQRSSKQVMIWSANVGISEDGPNTAFWQITQGGEEPPFAFSQYTCGNDPWIITYGNGWGVDEFTTARHVQIEYRQPSAIGVNDGHARIWYDGVLVADEMPFGSPSCDPEKNYLDNLFIGHYQDVDSAISPIYMWISCPGHERCGECPPEATSGCSVDNPDWLPARQDEFFYDNIYIDKSIARVELGNAPTYAGSTRRDVQIPTAWGSTIQITINKGSFTSGQTAYLYVTDNNGNVNSTGYAVTIN
- a CDS encoding flavodoxin family protein produces the protein MKTLIIFDSTFGNTEKIARAIGEGVGANVVNAKDAGNTDWNSIDLLIVGSPTLGGRPTKPVQDFLNTILADGLKGKGVASFDTRLEEAVQGFGLKLVLKTFKYSAEKIGKILSGKGGNLKATAGFYVLGKEGPLKEGEIERAKEWGKSLVQ
- a CDS encoding histidine phosphatase family protein codes for the protein MKDRQSFSPDTDPNPEKGRNVRIVIKFIRHGERSEDGRLLDSGREDTRELAKSIDKEQFDAVKAIGSNFGPASDVEVKDGNRKMGRALETAHIFASGVDEDEEFTSRANDILDPNNLHAPAPYDHKAMVKSFLPENYDDLPDEEKNKLYKDAHQKALSYAIKLDSPEAMDWKRERAGAFANIIEHYQKMATKLKSGSKVLLPAGTHSPYLEMILQFALVRTNEDGQAEQVSADELGGAFYPSEAYNVEIETDDAGAPLEFGISFDNPERPQGNLKLDADIIKELSAYYEELHPVDKYELNKGNE
- a CDS encoding helix-turn-helix domain-containing protein; translated protein: MSKKTTIEPMEEIKRLMVFQLYRSGATTKEIGKVLNVSYKTIERMIPLKRGKA
- a CDS encoding type II toxin-antitoxin system death-on-curing family toxin, with the translated sequence MIKVLSIKEVEYLAYRLARENMSFDEPIPEFSTRFPNILESCLETPFQTYNKNPLYKGLTEKAAVLFYLLIKNHPFKNGNKRIAMTTLMAFLFKNKRWLKVDNTELYNFAMWVAQSPRGAKAETITATANFIKTYLEELK
- a CDS encoding helix-turn-helix domain-containing protein, whose translation is MNKDLLSTTEVAEILGISRVAVFNRIKRGEIKAEKIGRNFVVSRDQFKGVFKDTLDENEKNVVDQAVKKVVKEYGETLKLLGSI